The Candidatus Binataceae bacterium genome segment TGGCGATGCGCAAGCTGATGGCCCTCATCGAGCAGGTCGCCGCCAGCGATGCGTCGGTGATTGTGGTGGGCGAGAGTGGCACCGGCAAAGAGCTGGTGGCGCGCACGATTCACGAAACCTCTGCCCGGCGCGAGGGGCCTTATCTGGCCATCAACTGCGCGGCGATGCCGGCGACTTTGATGGAGAGCGAACTGTTTGGCCATGAAAAAGGCGCCTTCACCGGCGCCGAACGCCGGCGCGAGGGCTGCTTTGAGTTGGCTAACGGCGGCACGCTGCTGCTCGATGAAATAACCGAGATGAAGGTCGATTTGCAGGCCAAGCTGTTGCGAGTGCTGGAGGAACGCACGGTGCGCCGAGTGGGCGGCAGCACAAATATCCCGCTGGATGTACGGGTGCTGGCGGCCTCCAACCGCGACCTTACCGCCGCGATCGCCGACAACAAGCTGCGCGAGGACCTTTATTACCGGCTCAACGTCTTTACCATCGAATTGCCGCCTCTGCGCCAACGGCGCGAAGATATAGTGCCGCTGGCTCAGCGCTTTTTGCAGGAATTCGCGCGCGAGGCCGGTAAAACCATCCATGGTTTCGACGACCGATGCCTGGCCGCGTTGCAAGCTTATTCCTGGCCGGGCAACGTGC includes the following:
- a CDS encoding sigma-54 dependent transcriptional regulator; protein product: MESKRLLIAEDDMRTREGWRELIGAWGFQVESAADGEQALRLLESFEPHILLLDLKLPRVDGLGVLKKIREAGLPTVTIVASGEGEIPDAVKAIKLGAHDYLRKPVDVAHLKVMLNNLRALLAVDAENQRLRRQLIGKGGLGRLVGESLAMRKLMALIEQVAASDASVIVVGESGTGKELVARTIHETSARREGPYLAINCAAMPATLMESELFGHEKGAFTGAERRREGCFELANGGTLLLDEITEMKVDLQAKLLRVLEERTVRRVGGSTNIPLDVRVLAASNRDLTAAIADNKLREDLYYRLNVFTIELPPLRQRREDIVPLAQRFLQEFAREAGKTIHGFDDRCLAALQAYSWPGNV